The genomic stretch CAGCGGCTTGCCGATATTCTCCGTAATTACCGTTCGAGCACTCGCTACGTCGAATGATGCGCCCGCAACGCCGGCTATTGGGTAGTTGGGGTTGATTCTGCCAAGGATCAAGTTGGCGTCCGTGAGAGTCGGCGCCGTACCGTTCCTGCCGTAACAGACTGGCCCAGGTTCCGCGCCTGCGCTCTGCGGCCCCACCTGCAGCAAGCCCCCCTGATCGATCCGCGCAATGCTCCCCCCACCTGCGCCAATCGTATGGATATCGATCATCGAGACCATGAGGGGAATGCCGAATTCCAGATCCATGCCGCCAGACGGGAGGGGCTTGCCCTCCTGCACGAGCGAGACGTCGAGGCTCGTTCCCCCCATGTCATAGGTGATGAGATTGGAGAAGCCACTCTCGGCGGCAACTCTCGTAGCGGCGATCACGCCTGCCGCGGGACCGGAGAGCACAGTGTTAAGGGGCAGGTTGCGTACGGATGCGGCGGACATCATGCCGCCATTCGACTGCATGATGAAGAGATCGCTCGCGTATCCACGCTCGCTGAGCCGTTCTTCCAACTGTTCCAAGTACCGGCCCACGTTCGGCTGGACGTAGGCGTTCACGACTGCCGTGCTCGTGCGCTCGAATTCGCGGAACACCGGCAGTGTCTCGCTCGACGCAACGACGTAGAGATGCGGCCACTCTGCCTGCAGGATCTCCTTGGCGCGAAGTTCGTGCTCCGGGTTCGCGTACGCGTTCATGAAGCTGACGACGACGGCTTCCACCCATTGCGCCAATAGCAGTCTCCCCGCCTCCAGCACATCCTCTTCGCACAAAGGGGTAAGCACAGTGCCTTCGGCGGCGATGCGCTCGGTCACCTCGAGGCGGCGGTCACGCGGGATGAGGGGTTCGAATGACCCGGTGAGGCCGTACATGTGGGGGCGGTCGCGGCGGCGCAGTTCCAGAATGTCGCGGAAACCACGCGTCGCTATCAGGCCGCAGCGTCCGCCGTCGCGCTCCAAGACGGCATTGGTAGCTACGGTCGTGCCATGGGTGACGAGATCGATATCGGCGTAAGATACATGCAAACCGTCCAAGGCAGAAATGAAGCCGCTGGACTGATCGTCGGGAGTGGTGGCGACTTTGTCTATTTGCAGTTCGCGGCGCGCCTCATCGAGCACGACCACGTCCGTGAACGTGCCGCCAATGTCTACACCAACGAGCGTGCCCATGCGCTGTGACCCTATAAGACAAAGATGATTGACAATATTGTGGAGTAAAGTGTTTAGGAGATGAGGCCCAAGCGCTTACCAACTTGGTAGAAGTTTATGCTCCAACCCCAGCCAAAAATGTGCGGCGTAAGAATGCGCGTGTCCTCCGGATTCCACAATCGTCCCTTAAGCCGCTCGATCGTCGGCGGGCTGAAGCTATAGGGAATGCCCAGTAGTTCTCCCTCAGTTTCGCGGCGCATGAAGGCTACAAGGCCGACAATTGCCGTGGCCACTGC from Chloroflexota bacterium encodes the following:
- a CDS encoding hydantoinase/oxoprolinase family protein, giving the protein MGTLVGVDIGGTFTDVVVLDEARRELQIDKVATTPDDQSSGFISALDGLHVSYADIDLVTHGTTVATNAVLERDGGRCGLIATRGFRDILELRRRDRPHMYGLTGSFEPLIPRDRRLEVTERIAAEGTVLTPLCEEDVLEAGRLLLAQWVEAVVVSFMNAYANPEHELRAKEILQAEWPHLYVVASSETLPVFREFERTSTAVVNAYVQPNVGRYLEQLEERLSERGYASDLFIMQSNGGMMSAASVRNLPLNTVLSGPAAGVIAATRVAAESGFSNLITYDMGGTSLDVSLVQEGKPLPSGGMDLEFGIPLMVSMIDIHTIGAGGGSIARIDQGGLLQVGPQSAGAEPGPVCYGRNGTAPTLTDANLILGRINPNYPIAGVAGASFDVASARTVITENIGKPLGLSTEQAAHAIVTVANNRIAGSLRRVSIDKGHDPRDFALFSFGGSGPLHVGYLLRELSIGQGIVPYYPGIASAWGCVIADRQHDFVTMQNCLLSELDLAAVERTLADHLAAGEEMLAGENVPLTRVHVVREADISYEGQTHVIRTTLPAGELSRDAIAASFRSAYLQHYGRVEEGLSGLEELLAQIPIRLLNLRTAVVGVRTDVQLRDFVKAPETSLVDALKGERSVYVDESFVSCPVYNRTELPWGTVLSGPALIEQSDTTVWLEPWCRATVAEGGSLLIGVT
- a CDS encoding DUF5808 domain-containing protein, giving the protein MSDNTKRILLIVFALLLGIVSIAPFGRINRSERAGVLAAVATAIVGLVAFMRRETEGELLGIPYSFSPPTIERLKGRLWNPEDTRILTPHIFGWGWSINFYQVGKRLGLIS